One window of Nymphaea colorata isolate Beijing-Zhang1983 chromosome 11, ASM883128v2, whole genome shotgun sequence genomic DNA carries:
- the LOC116264292 gene encoding GDSL esterase/lipase At3g09930-like: MAAAPSTGLFVIFSLLVASIKAENLQTGQTLKSLEHRRLFVFGDSFADTGNKQNPDEPYYSLRKPYGETYPLYPTGRWSDGKVMTDFVATYMDLISPVPYTKRNDSIMLQRYGMNFAYGGTGVFDTFTGLPEIANRRVRTADQQWALCRPSGFLRCSRFLCRQRL; the protein is encoded by the exons ATGGCAGCAGCACCATCGACAGGTTTATTCGTGATATTCTCTCTTTTGG TTGCAAGTATCAAAGCGGAGAATCTGCAGACTGGTCAGACTTTGAAAAGCTTAGAACACAGAAGGCTATTCGTGTTTGGTGATTCCTTTGCCGACACCGGAAATAAACAGAATCCTGATGAACCATACTATTCTTTGAGAAAACCCTACGGTGAGACATATCCTTTGTACCCCACCGGTCGATGGTCCGACGGTAAAGTCATGACCGACTTTGTAG CTACATACATGGATCTGATTTCTCCAGTTCCATACACCAAGAGAAATGACTCTATTATGCTTCAACGGTATGGCATGAACTTTGCCTATGGAGGAACCGGCGTCTTCGACACGTTCACAGGCCTCCCGGAGATAGCAAATCGACGAGTTCGAACGGCTGATCAACAGTGGGCTCTATGCCGACCATCTGGATTCCTCCGTTGCTCTCGTTTCTTATGCAGGCAACGACTATAG